GTTGCTCGGAGCGCTGACAACGCTGAGGGTTTCCTGAAGAATCAGGTCGCCGTCGACGTCGGTGTCATTGGCCAGCACGTTCAGGGAGACGGCAGTTTCCTCGTCGGTGCTGATGGCGTCGTTGACGGCGGTGGGCGGATCGCTGACCGGGTTGACCGTGACGAAGACCGTCGCGGGGGTTGAGGTCGCGCCGTTGCCGTCGGCCACGGTGTAGGTGAAGGAGTCTACCCCAAAGAAGTCATCGTCGGGGGTGTAGGTGATCTCGCCGGTTTCGGTGTTGACGGTGGCTGAGCCGCTGCTGCCCTGGGAGGCGATCGCCACAGAGCTGGGCAAGATGGCGTCGCCGGCGTCGATGTCGGTGTCGTTGGCGAGCACGTTGATGGCGATCGCCGAATCCTCGTCGGTGCTGATGGCGTCATTGGTGGCGACGGGGGCATCGTTGACCCCATTCACCGTCACAAAGACCGTGGCCACGCTGGAGCTAGCGCCGTCCGCATCGACCACCACGTAGGTGAAGCTGTCAATACCGTTGAAGTCGGCGTCGGGGGTGTACACCACCCGATTGGGATCCGTGGCGTCAATCTCGACCGATCCCTGGGTGGGATCAGCCACCAGTTCGACCGTCAGATCGCCGATCGCGTTATCGACGTCCGAGTCGTTCGCCAAGACATTGATCGCAATCTGGCCGTCTTCATTCACCGTGGCGGTGTCGTCTGTTGCCACGGGGGCATCGTTGACGGGGTTGACCGTGACGGTGACCGTCGTTGGAGCGGTGGTTGCGCCGCTGTCGTCGGCCACGGTGTAGGTGAAGGAGTCCACCCCAAAGAAGTCACTGTCGGGGGTGTAAATCACCGCGCCGGACTCATCGATGCTGACGCTGCCGCTGGTGGGGCCAGTGACCACCGCAACGGTGCTGGCATCCAGGGAGCCGTCGATGTCGGTGTCGTTGGCGATCACATCCAGAGTGAGGATGCCATCCTCGTCGACCGAAGCGCTGTCGGCCACGCCGAGAGGCGCATCGTTGACGGCGTTGACGGTGACCGTGACCACTGCTGGCGTCGAGGTTGCTCCTTCGCCATCCACCAGGGTGTAGGTAAAGGAGTCCACGCCATTGAAGTCACTGTTGGGCGTGTAGGTCACGACGCCGTTGGCGTCCACCGTGGCGCTGCCGTTGGTGGGCGCCGTCACCACCACGCTGCCAGGATTGAGGGTGCCGTCGACATCGGTGTCGTTGGCGACGACATTGAAGGTCAGAGCGGTGTCTTCGTTGGTGCTGACGCTGTCGGCGATCGCCCGAGGCGCGTCATTCACCGGACTCACCGTCACCGTCACCGTCGTGGGCGCGCTGACGCCGCCGTCATTGTCCTCCACCGTATAGGTAAAGGAATCCACCCCGTTAAAGTCGCTATTCGGGGTATAGACGAGCGTCCCGTCGGGATTCACGCTGACGCTGCCGTTGGTGGACTGCTCCACCGCCACGCTGCCCGGCACCAAGTTGCCATCAATGTCGGTGTCATTCACCAACACATTGAGGGTGACCGCGGTATCTTCGCTGGTGCTGCCCGTATCCGCCACGCCCGTTGGCACATCGTTGACATCATTGACCGTCACCGTCACCACGGCCGGCGCGGAAGGGACGCCGAGGTTGTCCGTGATCGTGTAGGTAAAGGAGTCCACGCCGTTGAAGTTACTGGCGGGGCGATAAACGACCTGGCCGCTGAAGGGGTCGTAGAAGGCGGTGCCGTTGCCCGGCTGAGAGGCAATGGTAATCGACGTGCGATTGACCGTGCCGTCGACGTCCGAGTCGTTGGCCAAGACATTCAGGGATACGGCGGCGTCTTCGTTGGTGCTGACGCTGTCGGCTCCCGCCACCGGCGCATCGTTCACCGGCGCCACGGTGACAAACACCGTCGCGGGGGTCGAGGTTGCGCCCGCGTCGTCCTCGACGGTGTAAGTGAAGGAGTCCACCCCGAAGAAGTTGCTGTTGGGGGTGTAGACCACCTGACCGGTAATCGGGCTCGTCAGCACAGAGCCATTGCTCGGCCCGGTGACCACCGTCAGCGTCGCCGGATCGATCTGCCCATCGATGTCGGTGTCGTTGGCCAGGACGTTCACCGTGACGGCGGCTTCTTCCTGGGTCGTGATGCCGTCATTGATCACCACCGGCGCATCGTTAACATTGCCGACGGTCACCAGCACGGTGGCGACGTCTGTGCCGCCGCGTCCGTTATTGATCGTGTAGGTAAAAGAATCGACCCCGGCAAAGTTGCTGTTGGGTCGATAGACCAGGGTTTGGCCGTTGTTGATGCTGCGGACGCTGCCTCGGCCCCCTTGGCTAAAGGTGCTGATGGTCAGGCTGCTGCCGTCGCCCGCATCGTCATTGCTAAACAGCTCGCTGCCGACGATGGTCAGGGCGGTGTCTTCGACGGTGCTAAAGGCATCGTCATTGGCGATCGCCGGGTCCTCCACCGCGTTCACCGTCACAAAGACCGTGGCCGTGGTCAGATTGCCCTGCTGATCTGAGATCGTGTAGGTAAAGCTGTCGATCCCGTTGAAGTCTTCTGCCGGGGTGTACTGCAAGAAGTCTCCCAGGCCCTCGAGGCTGCCCCGGCCCGGCTGGGTAAAGCTGTCGAGGAAGACATTGCCGTCCTCGTCGCTGTCGTTGCTCAGGAGACCGTTGACGGCGATGCTGAGGGCGGTGTCTTCGTTGGTGGAGACGCGATCGTTGCCAGCCACCGGCAGATCTTCCACGCTGGACACCGTGATAAAGACCGTCGCGGTATCGCTGCCGCCCCGGCCGTCGCTCACGGTATAGGTGAAGCTGTCCACCCCGTTAAAATTGCGGCTGGGCTGGTAGGTCAGGGTGCCGTTGAGGTTGTTGCGCAGGGTGCCGCGGGCGGGCTGGGTAAAGCCGTTGAGATTGAGGACATCCCCGTCGCCGTCACTGTCATTGGCAAACAGCCCCGAGGCCAAGTTGATGGTCAGGCCGGTGTCTTCGCGGGTGCTGAGGCCGTCGCTGCCCGCGATGGGAACGTCGTTGACCCCGGTGACCGTGACGAAGACTCGACCGACGGTGGTGCCGCCTTGGCCGTCGCGCACCGTATAGGTAAAGGAGTCGACCCCGGCAAAGTTGCTGTCGGGGGTGTAGGTGTAGGAGCCGTCGCCGTTGCCCTGGAGGTCACCGTTCGCGGGCTGGCCAAAGTTGCTGTTGAGCAGGCTGAGGGTGCCGCCGTCGATGTCGGTGTCGTTGCCGAGCAGGTCGTCAGCGGTGAAGTTGAGGAGACCGTCTTCGCTGATGCTGAAGCGATCGCTCACGGCCACCGGCACGTCGTTGACCGACTGCACCGTGATTAGCACCGTGCCGGCCGAGGTGCCGCCGTTGCCGTCCGAGACCGTGTAGGTAAAGCTATCGACCCCGTTGAAGTTGCTGTTGGGGGTGTAGACAAAGCGGTTGCCGCTCAGGGCTGTGAGGGTGCCGTTGCGGGGGGTGCTGTTTTCGAGGAGGGTGATCGGCTCGCCGTCGATGTCGGTGTCGTTGGCCAGCACATTCCCCAGGGTGACGGCCCGATCTTCGAGGGTCGTGGCGCTGTCGGGCCGGGCCAGGGGAGGGGCGTCGTTGACAGCGGTCACAGTGACATTCACCGTGGCGGTGGAGGTGCCGCCGCGGCCATCGACGACGGTGTAGGTGAAGCGATCGGTGCCAAAAAAGTCGCTGGCTGGGGTATAAACGAAGCCGTTGCCAACCTGGGTGACGGTGCCGCGACTGCCCTGGCCAAAGCGCAAGATCGTGAGGCGATCGCCATCGGCATCAGTGTCGTTGGCCAGCACGTTGCTAAGGGTGACGGCCCGATCTTCAAGGGTCGAAGCCGCGTCATTGCGGGCGATCGGCACGTCATTGACGGCGCGCACGGTCACAAACACGTTGGCCGCGCTGGTGCCGCCAAAGCCATCGCGCACCGTGTAGGTGAAGCTGTCAACGCCGTTGCGGTTGGCGCTGGGCCGGTAGATAAACTGGCCGTTGGTGCTGCTGGTGACTGACCCAAAGCGGCCGGAGGTAAACCGGATCACCGAGAGCGTGTCTCTGTCCGGGTCGCGGTCATTGGCCAAGACATTGGCCAGGGCGACGGCGACATCTTCGTTGGTGGCGATCGCATCATTGGCCAGGACCGGCGCGCGGTTGATGCCCGAGCGACCCTCCGCCTGCCCCTGAATCACGAAGTGCTCAAAACCTGTCCGGAAGGCCCCAGCGTTCACCGCCTGCAAGACATCCGGGTTGTGAACGAGGTAAAAGCCCTCGTTGAAAATGGCGCTGGGCATGCGCCGCTCAAACTGGCCTGCCAGAAAGAAGTGCTCGAAGCCGCTTGAGAACGTGCCCGCGCGCACCGCTGCGGCAATGTCGGGGTTGTTGGTGAGATAGTAGCTCTCGCTGAACTGAGCAATGGGCGATCGACCCTCAAACTGCCCCGCTGCGATGTAGTGGTCGTAGGCGCTGGAAACAAGCTTGTTACGAATGGCCGCCGCAACGTCAGGGTTGCTTGACAAGTAGTAGCTCGTATTGAAATAGGCGCTGGGATTGCGCCCTTCAAGCTTGCCGAGGGCCTGGAAGTGAGCAAACCCACTGGTGAAGACACCGTTGCGGACAGCGGTTGCGACGTCGGGGTTTGTCGCTAAATAATACCGCTCGTCAAAGAGGGACTGGAGAGACAGACTCATAAAAGTGACCTGCTGAATGAAAACACAGAACGGCGCATGCCGGACAGGTTGACGCCATTATGTCAGATCGGCATCCCTATCCTCTGCCAAAGTTCAAAACACAAAGCCGTTACTGCTGACCCTCTCTGCTGTCAGCGGCAACGGCTTTGTGTTTTCAAAGTCTTGTGGCTTGAACCATCAGTTCAGAACCTCCAAGCGCGAGGACAAAAGAAGGGGCGATCGCGCTGTGTGGGCGATCGCCCCCGTTAGTCAAAGGGGCTCAGAGACTACTTCGGAGCCGAGATGTGGAGCGTGTAGAGATCGCCCGGATCGGGAGCGTCCTCCGAGAGGATGCCGCGCAGTCCGTCGATGGTCGTGACGCCCGAAGCGGACTCGCCCACCCCAACGATGTAAGTTCCTGCTGCCAGATTTCTGGAGATGAACGCATCGTTTGTGGTGTTGCTGCCCCCTGCGCCCAGCCCAATAGACGCTGTGTCGTTTTGGGTGATGAGCTGCATGTTGCTATCGAACAGGAACAGCCGGGTGTCAATGTTGCTAGCGGCCCCTGTGTCAATGTCGAGGGTGATCGTACCTCCTGTGGTGGTGAAGCTGTAGTAGTCAAAGGTTCCGTTGCCGCTGGCATTGATCGTGGCGTGGGGCACCGTCGTCGCATTCAGGATGTCAGGATTATCGCCAGTGTTAAACAGCGAGTTGACATCCTGGGCGACGGCCAAGAAAACCGTTGCCGTCGACGTGCCGCCATTGCCGTCAGTCACCGTGTAGGTGAAGCTGTCGTTGCCAGTGAAGGGCGGGAACCCAGGCGTTGGCCGGTAAACGAAGCTGTTGCCGCTTCGCGTCACGCTGCCATTCGAGGCTCCACCGAAGCTATTAGTGATCGTCAGGACATCGGTCGGGTCATCATCGAAGTCATTGAGCAGCAGATCAGCATCCGTGATGGTGACTGAGCCGCTGTTGACCAAGAAGAGATCGTCGAGAGCCGTCGGATCACTGTTGACGGAGTTCACCGTGACGAAGACCGTCGCCGTTGCAGTGCCGCCCGGGTTGCCGTCACTGACCAGGTACGTGAAGCTATCGACCCCGTTAAAGATTGGGTTCGGGGTGTAGGTCACGGTGCCATCGCCGTTGACGCCAACCGCGCCGTTGGTCGGTCCAGCCACGAAGCTGGTAACCGCTAGCGGGCCGCCATCCACGTCGGTGTCGTTGCCCAGGATGTCCAGGGTGATGGCGATACCTTCGTCTGTAGAGGCTGCATCGTTGACGGCGATCGGCAGGTCGTTGATTGAGCGGACGCTCACCACGACCGAGGCCGTGTCGCTGCTTCCCTGACCATCGGTGATGGTGTAGGTGAAGGTGTCGAGCCCGAAGAAGTTGCTGGCGCCTGTGTAAGTAAAGGTGCCATCCGGGTTCATGGACACGGTGCCGCCCTGGCTGCTCACGTTGTCGAAGCCAATCACCACGATGGGATTACCGTCGACGTCGGTGTCGTTGGCCAGGACGTTGCCGCCGGTGAGGGCGGTGTCTTCGTCAACGCTGAACTGGTCGTCGACCGCCAGAGGCGCGTCGTTGACGGGGGTGACGGTGATGGTGGCGATCGCCGTGTCGGTGCCGCCTTGGCCGTCACTGATGACGTAGCTGAAGCTATCGACCCCGGTGAAGTTCGACACCGGCGTGTAGATCAGGCGCTGGCTGACTGGGTCTCGGCTGACCTGGCCGTTGGTGGGCTGGGCAAAGCTAAAGACCGTCAGCGGGTTGCCGTCGACGTCAGAGTCGTTGGCCAGCACGTTGAGGGCGACGCTGGTGGCGTCTTCCGCAATCGTGAAGTTGTCATCGGTGGCCACGGGGGCGTCATTGACGCCGCCCACGGTTACGAAGACGGTGGCGACATTCGACGTCGCGCCGTCGGTGTCTCGGACCGTGTAGGTGAAGGAGTCCACGCCAGAGAAGTTGGAGTTTGGCGTGTAGGTTAGGCTGCCCGTACCGGTGACTTGGCCGTTGGCAGGGCCGCTAACCACCACCACAGAGTTGGGGTTGAGACCCGGGGCCGGCTGGCTGTCGAC
This genomic stretch from Geitlerinema sp. PCC 7407 harbors:
- a CDS encoding tandem-95 repeat protein, with the translated sequence MSLSLQSLFDERYYLATNPDVATAVRNGVFTSGFAHFQALGKLEGRNPSAYFNTSYYLSSNPDVAAAIRNKLVSSAYDHYIAAGQFEGRSPIAQFSESYYLTNNPDIAAAVRAGTFSSGFEHFFLAGQFERRMPSAIFNEGFYLVHNPDVLQAVNAGAFRTGFEHFVIQGQAEGRSGINRAPVLANDAIATNEDVAVALANVLANDRDPDRDTLSVIRFTSGRFGSVTSSTNGQFIYRPSANRNGVDSFTYTVRDGFGGTSAANVFVTVRAVNDVPIARNDAASTLEDRAVTLSNVLANDTDADGDRLTILRFGQGSRGTVTQVGNGFVYTPASDFFGTDRFTYTVVDGRGGTSTATVNVTVTAVNDAPPLARPDSATTLEDRAVTLGNVLANDTDIDGEPITLLENSTPRNGTLTALSGNRFVYTPNSNFNGVDSFTYTVSDGNGGTSAGTVLITVQSVNDVPVAVSDRFSISEDGLLNFTADDLLGNDTDIDGGTLSLLNSNFGQPANGDLQGNGDGSYTYTPDSNFAGVDSFTYTVRDGQGGTTVGRVFVTVTGVNDVPIAGSDGLSTREDTGLTINLASGLFANDSDGDGDVLNLNGFTQPARGTLRNNLNGTLTYQPSRNFNGVDSFTYTVSDGRGGSDTATVFITVSSVEDLPVAGNDRVSTNEDTALSIAVNGLLSNDSDEDGNVFLDSFTQPGRGSLEGLGDFLQYTPAEDFNGIDSFTYTISDQQGNLTTATVFVTVNAVEDPAIANDDAFSTVEDTALTIVGSELFSNDDAGDGSSLTISTFSQGGRGSVRSINNGQTLVYRPNSNFAGVDSFTYTINNGRGGTDVATVLVTVGNVNDAPVVINDGITTQEEAAVTVNVLANDTDIDGQIDPATLTVVTGPSNGSVLTSPITGQVVYTPNSNFFGVDSFTYTVEDDAGATSTPATVFVTVAPVNDAPVAGADSVSTNEDAAVSLNVLANDSDVDGTVNRTSITIASQPGNGTAFYDPFSGQVVYRPASNFNGVDSFTYTITDNLGVPSAPAVVTVTVNDVNDVPTGVADTGSTSEDTAVTLNVLVNDTDIDGNLVPGSVAVEQSTNGSVSVNPDGTLVYTPNSDFNGVDSFTYTVEDNDGGVSAPTTVTVTVSPVNDAPRAIADSVSTNEDTALTFNVVANDTDVDGTLNPGSVVVTAPTNGSATVDANGVVTYTPNSDFNGVDSFTYTLVDGEGATSTPAVVTVTVNAVNDAPLGVADSASVDEDGILTLDVIANDTDIDGSLDASTVAVVTGPTSGSVSIDESGAVIYTPDSDFFGVDSFTYTVADDSGATTAPTTVTVTVNPVNDAPVATDDTATVNEDGQIAINVLANDSDVDNAIGDLTVELVADPTQGSVEIDATDPNRVVYTPDADFNGIDSFTYVVVDADGASSSVATVFVTVNGVNDAPVATNDAISTDEDSAIAINVLANDTDIDAGDAILPSSVAIASQGSSGSATVNTETGEITYTPDDDFFGVDSFTYTVADGNGATSTPATVFVTVNPVSDPPTAVNDAISTDEETAVSLNVLANDTDVDGDLILQETLSVVSAPSNGSVTVDLETGVVTYNPNSDFFGVDSFTYTVFDETGSEAQPATVFVTVNNVNDAPFAVNDSLVIDEDTVGSVNIITNDTDVDGSLIRSSLTLVSRPSNGSVLINRLTGVATYRPNSDFFGVDSFTYTVRDNSGATSAPATVLITVNGVNDAPRILGDRATTNEDTLVSINVLANDTDVDGSLVRSSVSVISGPSSGSATVGPNGVVSYTPGTDFFGVDSFTYTVTDNSGATATPATVFVTVAPVNDAPRPVADTASTEEDSAIAINVLANDTDVDDSLVPGSVSIASEAGNGSVSVNPETGVVTYTPDTDFFGVDSFTYTVTDDGGATSAPTTVTVTVSPVNDAPRLVGDAVSTDEDTAITFSAIANDTDVDGTLDATTVALVSEAGNGSVTIDDTTGDITYTPDANFFGVDSFTYTVADNDGVTGAPATVFVTVNDINDAPVSTDDFGTTDEDTVVKIDLLANDSDLDGTLNPASISILSGPSSGSFSLDPSSGVVTYTPDTNFFGVDSFTYTVADDDGDTSAPATVLVTVLSVNDPAFAVNDSATTNEDTAVSIDLLANDFDDDGNLLPASVVVVSEAANGSVSIDAATGAATYTPDSDFFGVDSFTYQVSSDDGSTSNLATVTITVLSVNDAPIAANDTASTLEDSAVTINVAANDTDVDGRVLPTTVAIVSNGTSGTATVNPNTGEVTYTPGSNFFGVDSFTYTVGDTDGATAAPATVFVTVAPVNDAPVGVADTTITDEDTAVTIDILGNDTDIDSAIAPDSVVITTSPTNGSVTLDASGAAVYTPNSNFNGVDSFVYTVADEEGAVSGPIKVTVTVRDVNDPPIAGNDRATVAEDSFVQINVLANDTDVDGDLRNPSVVTGPSNGAVNLTGTGTFIYTPSANFNGVDSFTYTVSDNDGGTAVATVTVTVTPVNDAPTAVGDRFTVAQGTPLTISSAQLLSNDTDIDGDTTLNVVNVSTPSRGTLTQQGGSYVYTPGANFSGNDSFTYTVADGNGGSATATVNLVVAQSVPEAQFTSTANANIFRSTEIPHATVQATGDGSFDYYVFEVTSPGVAYFDIDFGVTSGGVGDVDTELFLFNSAGALLAENDDSLTSNGAGGSTKSDDAFIEYTFTEAGTYVIGVGAFDSSVQPGSGIITGSAPAPGSTYTLHISLENGVVPPLP